In one window of Petrotoga mexicana DSM 14811 DNA:
- a CDS encoding BMP family lipoprotein, with translation MKKALFLMMTVIMIANMFGLKVIMVTDAGGLGDKSFNDGTWAGVQMAVEQLPDIEAEILISKEQTDYVPNLTNAAQNGDVVIGVGFMMADVLFNIAMQYPDTFFIGIDIEPSPNQVIPSNLALYTFKEEEGGFLLGYLAASMTKISKVGFIGGLEIPPVKRYEIGYRSGVEAFNQIKGENVTVITGYVGSFTDSSKTKQIALSHYDNGADIIFTGVTTAAVIDAAKEVGSSFYGLPNNASLNQIIDKYFEKGRGYFVIGYDMDQDFMAPGYVLTSSRKKVDVAAFEGIRSALYDRNFNSGHHVLGIEDEGMGISPMKYTKGMVPNEVIAELVFLQKLVKDGEVNIPQNEAELGVFDVSNINFPF, from the coding sequence ATGAAAAAAGCTTTGTTTCTAATGATGACAGTTATCATGATTGCAAATATGTTTGGATTAAAGGTTATAATGGTTACGGATGCAGGGGGACTCGGAGATAAATCTTTCAACGATGGTACCTGGGCAGGTGTTCAAATGGCTGTCGAACAACTCCCCGATATTGAAGCAGAAATCCTCATATCGAAAGAACAAACCGATTACGTTCCGAATCTTACCAATGCTGCACAGAATGGAGATGTGGTAATAGGGGTAGGATTCATGATGGCTGATGTGTTATTCAATATTGCAATGCAGTATCCTGATACATTTTTTATAGGGATAGACATAGAACCATCTCCTAATCAAGTAATTCCTTCTAATTTAGCTCTTTATACTTTTAAAGAAGAAGAAGGTGGATTTTTACTTGGATATTTGGCGGCTTCCATGACAAAAATCAGTAAAGTGGGTTTTATTGGTGGATTAGAAATTCCACCCGTTAAAAGGTATGAAATTGGGTATCGTTCAGGGGTCGAAGCTTTTAATCAAATCAAAGGGGAAAACGTAACGGTAATCACTGGTTACGTTGGTAGCTTTACCGATTCTTCCAAAACCAAACAAATTGCCCTTTCTCATTACGATAATGGAGCGGATATTATCTTCACGGGGGTAACTACCGCAGCAGTTATAGACGCTGCTAAAGAAGTAGGCTCGTCATTTTATGGTCTCCCCAATAATGCCTCTTTAAACCAAATTATAGACAAATACTTTGAAAAAGGACGAGGGTATTTTGTAATTGGATACGATATGGACCAAGATTTTATGGCACCAGGATATGTTTTAACAAGTTCAAGAAAAAAGGTTGATGTTGCTGCATTTGAAGGGATCAGGTCTGCATTATACGACAGAAATTTTAATTCCGGTCATCACGTTCTAGGAATAGAAGATGAAGGTATGGGTATCTCTCCCATGAAATACACAAAGGGAATGGTTCCAAATGAAGTCATTGCAGAATTAGTCTTTTTGCAAAAGTTGGTGAAAGACGGAGAAGTTAATATTCCTCAAAATGAGGCAGAATTAGGTGTTTTTGACGTTAGTAATATAAATTTTCCATTTTAG
- a CDS encoding YraN family protein, whose translation MNTKGKVYEDKAVSYFLNRDYQIIARNFSYRHGEIDIIALKNKILHLIEVKGGKETFGDPAFRANSKKLKKIMRTGNYFIATHKNLEFDEIQIDVISVTNEGVINYYPAQRL comes from the coding sequence TTGAATACAAAAGGAAAAGTGTACGAAGACAAAGCGGTTTCTTACTTTTTGAATAGAGATTATCAAATAATTGCAAGGAATTTTTCTTACAGACATGGCGAAATAGACATAATAGCTTTAAAGAACAAAATACTACATCTTATAGAAGTAAAAGGTGGGAAAGAAACCTTTGGAGACCCCGCTTTCAGGGCAAATTCTAAAAAATTAAAAAAAATCATGAGAACAGGGAATTACTTCATAGCTACCCATAAAAACCTAGAATTTGATGAAATTCAAATTGATGTAATTTCTGTCACCAACGAGGGAGTCATAAATTATTACCCAGCTCAAAGGCTATAA
- the gatC gene encoding Asp-tRNA(Asn)/Glu-tRNA(Gln) amidotransferase subunit GatC codes for MEINKELIKKLKKLSNIELSPSEEEKIKKDLNDLLEYLKILDEIDVDEVEEMISPVEFSTSVLRKDEVENFENRKEIINNFPESKDGFLTVPGIHINEEE; via the coding sequence ATGGAAATAAATAAAGAATTAATAAAGAAATTAAAAAAACTATCCAACATAGAACTTAGCCCAAGTGAAGAAGAAAAAATAAAGAAAGATCTAAACGATTTATTAGAGTATCTAAAAATATTGGACGAAATAGACGTTGACGAGGTTGAAGAAATGATCTCCCCAGTTGAATTCTCGACTTCCGTTTTAAGAAAAGACGAAGTAGAAAACTTTGAAAATAGAAAAGAAATAATAAACAATTTTCCAGAAAGTAAAGACGGTTTTCTCACTGTACCTGGTATACATATTAACGAGGAAGAATAA